The following are encoded in a window of Pseudomonadota bacterium genomic DNA:
- a CDS encoding SPFH domain-containing protein — MKSHHLESGRALTSLLFLILILAVALGGVAFIFGTVVPIGYVGVRKVAFGPGQGLGTQPLDPGFHWTIPGYSTIYQVPQSIKILDFDRDTRANQNSFGSLDIPTVDGTTVDIDAAVLYRFFSKAGKTAGLSHGGAAELINQVGATEAQWGRYISQVAENELKRALSALSTVEFYDPKTRDARMVYTEQQLRERLAPLGVRIDAVLLRRYTYRAEIDQAIFKKNLQELESAYNKVGGEFAEAQRDVNKVETNGVVAIQNLDKQGISEAEKIRSEGDLYRREKIAQGTLLIAKAKATNDRMRNEVLSKVGSDVYVALQLAQSLASLKGGVVANVDPYDFDGWVKKLSGANPAKLEKDGNNDAQP; from the coding sequence ATGAAGTCTCACCATCTCGAGAGCGGAAGAGCTCTAACATCCCTGCTTTTTCTTATCCTGATCCTGGCCGTGGCGCTCGGGGGGGTGGCCTTTATCTTCGGCACGGTAGTTCCTATAGGATACGTAGGAGTTAGAAAGGTAGCTTTTGGTCCAGGGCAGGGTTTGGGAACTCAGCCCCTCGACCCCGGCTTTCACTGGACTATTCCAGGCTACTCTACGATCTATCAGGTGCCGCAAAGTATTAAGATCCTCGACTTTGATCGCGATACCCGTGCCAATCAGAATAGCTTCGGCTCGCTAGATATCCCAACGGTTGATGGAACCACGGTCGATATCGATGCTGCGGTGCTCTACCGCTTCTTTTCAAAGGCTGGCAAGACAGCTGGTCTCTCTCATGGTGGGGCTGCTGAGCTAATTAATCAGGTGGGAGCTACCGAGGCGCAGTGGGGCAGATACATTTCGCAGGTTGCAGAGAATGAGCTTAAGCGTGCGTTAAGTGCGTTATCCACCGTTGAGTTCTACGACCCTAAGACACGTGATGCCCGTATGGTTTACACAGAGCAACAGCTACGTGAGCGTCTGGCGCCCCTCGGTGTCCGGATCGACGCCGTATTATTGCGTCGCTACACCTACCGTGCTGAGATCGATCAGGCCATCTTCAAAAAGAACCTCCAGGAGCTAGAGTCAGCATATAATAAGGTAGGGGGCGAATTTGCAGAAGCGCAGCGCGACGTAAATAAGGTTGAAACGAACGGAGTCGTAGCGATTCAGAACCTTGATAAACAGGGAATTAGCGAGGCAGAAAAAATTCGCTCGGAGGGAGATCTCTACCGGCGTGAAAAAATTGCGCAAGGTACGTTGCTAATTGCAAAGGCCAAAGCCACTAACGATCGAATGCGTAACGAGGTGCTCTCAAAGGTCGGGAGTGATGTTTATGTGGCGCTCCAGTTAGCGCAGAGCCTGGCATCGCTTAAGGGGGGTGTTGTGGCCAACGTCGACCCCTATGATTTTGATGGTTGGGTAAAAAAGTTGTCGGGCGCAAACCCTGCTAAACTTGAGAAGGATGGGAATAACGATGCGCAGCCGTAA
- a CDS encoding M23 family metallopeptidase: MEALPIGSPVVGRLSSGFGYRTSPFSHQSSFHEGIDISLSRGGAVVATGAGVVKSVLYHRNYGWVIDVQHTQDIVTRYAHLTKAMVKVGQEVDRGQRIALSGSSGRSTGPHLHYEVLHNGRPKNPKPFIKLAEGLNGVL, from the coding sequence ATGGAGGCCCTGCCGATCGGCTCCCCAGTGGTGGGTCGATTAAGCTCTGGATTTGGATACCGTACCTCACCATTTTCGCATCAATCTTCGTTTCACGAGGGGATAGATATCTCCCTCAGTAGGGGGGGAGCTGTTGTTGCAACCGGTGCCGGAGTTGTTAAAAGCGTTCTGTATCACCGTAACTACGGGTGGGTGATAGATGTTCAGCACACGCAGGATATTGTGACCCGCTACGCCCATCTTACTAAGGCCATGGTTAAGGTTGGGCAGGAGGTTGACCGTGGTCAACGTATAGCACTTTCAGGCTCCTCTGGGCGCTCAACTGGGCCGCACCTGCACTATGAGGTGCTCCATAATGGGCGCCCGAAGAATCCTAAGCCGTTCATAAAGCTCGCAGAGGGATTGAACGGGGTGTTGTAG